From a single Calonectris borealis chromosome 19, bCalBor7.hap1.2, whole genome shotgun sequence genomic region:
- the OVCA2 gene encoding esterase OVCA2 yields the protein MGTAPLPAPSNKRGVFRREGGASWKRRSRLPVAAGAMSEGRPLRLLGLHGYRQSERRFRQRTGALRKALRGRAELVAVSAPHTVPGSSEDDDGDDPPRGWWFSGPGTFEAGEVAAAPAGLEESLSAVAAALAEHGPFDGLLGFSQGAALAAMVCALRARGDPRFPVAFAILVAGFISRAPAHGHFYREPIALPTLHVVGDADAVIAAPLSRELAQHFVEPVVLTHPGGHFVPAAAPQKKAYLDFLDRFCPGQGQAEPPGAGAV from the coding sequence ATGGgcaccgccccgctccccgcgccgtcCAATAAGCGCGGTGTGTTTCGGCGGGAAGGGGGGGCCAGCTGGAAGCGGCGCTCTCGGCTTCCGGTGGCGGCGGGCGCCATGTCGGAGGGGCGGCCGCtgcggctgctggggctgcacGGCTACCGGCAGAGCGAGCGCCGCTTCCGTCAGCGCACCGGCGCGCTGCGCAAGGCTCTGCGTGGCCGCGCAGAGCTGGTGGCGGTCAGCGCGCCGCACACCGTGCCCGGCAGCAGCGAGGACGACGACGGGGACGACCCTCCCCGCGGCTGGTGGTTCTCCGGGCCCGGCACCTTTGAGGCGGGGGAGGTggcggcagcgccggcggggCTGGAGGAGTCCCTGTCGGCCGTGGCAGCGGCACTGGCTGAGCACGGGCCCTTTGATGGGCTGCTGGGCTTCAGCCAGGGCGCGGCGCTGGCCGCCATGGTGTGCGCCCTGCGGGCCCGCGGCGACCCCCGCTTCCCTGTGGCCTTCGCCATCCTGGTGGCCGGTTTCATCAGCCGTGCTCCAGCCCACGGCCACTTCTACCGGGAGCCCATCGCCCTGCCCACGCTGCACGTCGTGGGCGATGCTGATGCCGTCATCGCTGCCCCCCTCAGCAGGGAGCTGGCCCAGCACTTTGTGGAGCCTGTTGTTCTCACCCACCCCGGCGGGCACTTCGTCCCTGCGGCTGCGCCACAGAAGAAGGCCTACCTGGACTTCTTGGACCGCTTCTGCcccggacagggacaggctgagcccccgggggctggggctgtttGA